One Nicotiana sylvestris chromosome 12, ASM39365v2, whole genome shotgun sequence genomic window carries:
- the LOC104220279 gene encoding histidine decarboxylase-like: MGSLSFEKDFEPSAVTPRGLAPPGLIANGDFGEMKRLKVATPTAPRKNLNVAVTEPGSRNNGPSLDCILMNYIDTLSQRINYHIGYPVNICYEHYASLAPLLQFHLNNCGDPFLQNTVDFHSKDFEVAVLNWFADLWEIEKDQYWGYVTNGGTEGNLHGILVGRELLPTGILYASKDSHYSVAKAAMMYRMDFEMVNTSVHGEMDYSDLKAKLLQNKGKPAIINVTIGTTFKGAVDDLDIILQTLKDCGYTYDQFYIHCDAALNGLIIPFIKNMISFKKPIGSVTISGHKFLGCPMPCGIQITRKSYINNLSRKVEYIASVDATISGSRNGLAPIFLWYSLSSKGQIGLQKDVKRCLDNAKYLKDRLQQAGVSVMLNELSIIVVLERPRDHEFVRRWQLSCVRDMAHVIVMPGITREILDSFINDLLQQRKKWYKDGNVTPPCVAEDIGAQNCACSYHKIDFIIP; this comes from the exons ATGGGAAGCTTATCATTTGAGAAG GATTTTGAGCCATCAGCAGTAACTCCCAGAGGATTGGCACCACCTGGTTTAATAGCAAATGGAGATTTTGGAGAAATGAAAAGACTAAAGGTGGCAACGCCAACTGCACCAAGGAAGAATTTGAATGTTGCAGTGACAGAGCCAGGGTCCAGAAATAACGGACCAAGTCTCGACTGCATTTTGATGAATTATATTGATACTCTTTCTCAACGTATCAACTATCATATAG gttATCCAGTGAACATATGCTATGAGCACTATGCTAGCTTAGCCCCACTATTGCAATTCCACTTGAATAATTGTGGTGATCCCTTTCTTCAAAACACAGTGGATTTCCATTCAAAAGATTTCGAAGTGGCTGTTTTGAATTGGTTTGCAGATTTATGGGAAATTGAAAAAGATCAATATTGGGGTTATGTTACAAATGGTGGCACTGAAGGAAATCTCCATGGCATTTTGGTTGG GAGAGAATTACTTCCAACTGGGATCTTATATGCATCAAAAGACTCTCATTATTCGGTCGCCAAAGCTGCAATGATGTACAGAATGGACTTTGAAATGGTTAATACATCAGTACATGGAGAAATGGATTATTCAGATTTGAAAGCAAAATTACTTCAAAACAAGGGCAAACCAGCAATAATTAATGTTACAATTG GTACTACTTTCAAAGGAGCTGTTGATGATCTTGATATTATTCTTCAAACACTTAAAGATTGTGGCTATACATATGATCAATTTTACATCCATTGTGATGCAGCACTCAATGGGCTTATTATCCCTTTTATTAAAAAT ATGATTTCATTCAAGAAGCCAATTGGAAGCGTCACAATTTCTGGTCACAAGTTCTTGGGATGTCCAATGCCTTGTGGAATTCAAATAACAAGGAAAAGTTACATTAACAACCTCTCAAGAAAAGTTGAGTATATTGCTTCAGTAGATGCCACAATTTCTGGAAGTAGAAATGGTTTAGCTCCAATATTCCTGTGGTATAGTTTAAGCTCTAAAGGACAAATTGGGCTTCAAAAAGACGTTAAAAGATGTCTTGACAATGCCAAATACTTAAAAGATCGTCTTCAACAAGCAGGAGTCAGTGTCATGCTCAATGAACTTAGCATCATAGTTGTCCTCGAGAGACCTCGTGACCATGAATTTGTTCGTCGTTGGCAGCTTTCTTGTGTGAGAGATATGGCACATGTTATTGTTATGCCAGGTATAACCAGAGAAATCTTGGACAGTTTCATCAATGATTTATTGCAACAAAGGAAAAAATGGTACAAAGATGGAAATGTTACACCTCCTTGTGTTGCAGAAGATATTGGTGCCCAAAATTGTGCTTGCTCTTACCACAAAATTGATTTCATTATCCCATAG